The Candidatus Nitrosoglobus terrae genome segment TGCCTATCCCAGATAACCTGAGTAATTGCTCTAGGACTTAAAAGTAAAACTTGATACTGTAAATTACAGTAAAAACTAATAGAAACTATCACACCAAGAAATAAGATAAATTCTAATGGAAGATCTAGATAAAGAAGAAGTATTAAAGCTCCTCCATGGACAATCCCAATATACGCGGACAAAATCACCGACGGATAGCGTTTAAGGTAAAGCGGTGCGGCGTATATTAGCAATGACATCTGCAATCAAAGGATCTGAATGGAGATTTTCTTCAAAACAATATCCCCATAACTCAGAGTCTGGGTAACATAAAATCGTTTCAAATACTCGTTTTTCTTCATCGGAAATAATGGAGTAGGAAGCCTCTAGAAAAGCCTCTAATAATAGATCTAGCTCTAGAATTCCTCGACGGCAGCGCCAGCGTAACCGACGACGGGTAGCTTCCTCTAACATTGCCTTATGTACCGTCCTTTAGCATCTGCCACTTAATAAGGCTGATAGCCTCTGCTGGATTCAAATCTTTAGGGCACACTTCCGTACAATTCATAATTGTATGACAGCGAAATAATTTATAGGCATCATTGAGTTCTGATAACCTCGCCTCAGTAGCTTGATCTCGATTATCCGCTAAAAAACGATAAGCCCACAGTAGAGCGGCGGGTCCTCGGAATTTTTCTGGATTCCACCACCAAGAAGGGCAATTTGTAGAACAGCATGCACAAAGAATGCATTCATAGAGGCCATCTAAGCGTTTCCGCTCCTCAGGAGATTGAAGAAACTCAATTTCTGGATCTGGATCTTCCCGAATTAACCACGGCTTAACAGCGCGATACTGTTGATAAAACTGGCTTAAATCTACCACCAAATCGCGAATAACTGGCATACCTGGTAAAGGACGTAAAGTTATCGGTTCTTTAAGCGCTATTAAAGGCGTAATACAGGCTAGACCATTGCGCCCGTTGATATTCATCCCATCAGAACCACAGACTCCTTCTCCACAAGAGCGGCGAAAAGCAAGGCTTTCATCCTGAGCCTGAATCTGCTCTAGCGCATCTAATAACATCATATCTGGCTGAATTTCGGTCAGCTGATAATCCTGCATATAAGGCTTGCTATCTGTCTCTGGGTTATAGCGATAAATACGAAATCGCACGATTCTCTACCTATCCCTAAGTTTAATAAACTCGTTCTTTAGGAGGAAATGTTTCTACCGTTAAAGGTTTTAACCGTACTGGCTTGTATTCAATTTGCGTTTGCCCCTTAAAATACAGTGAATGTTTAAGCCAACGAATATCATCTCGTTCAGGATAATCCACGCGGTAATGAGCCCCTCGACTCTCTTGCCTTGCCAACGCACAACAAGCGACCGCCTGGGATAATTCTACTAAATTCTCCAATTCTAGCGCATTAAGCCGCGCCGTATTAAAAACCTTACTCTGATCCTTCAACCGCACATCCTGCAAACGCTCTGCTATTACTGTCACTTTTTTAACAGCTTCTTCAAGCACGGTTTTATTACGGAATACGCCGCAATTTTGTTCCATCACACTCTGGAGTTCTGCCCGTAATTCATCCATGTTTTCCCCATTACCAGAGCGCTCCCAACGAGCTAAACGAGCTAAAGCCTGATCTACATCATCAGCAGCTAATGCTCGATGATAGCGGTGCTTCTTTAGGTGTGCAATAATATGATTACCCGCAGCCCGGCCAAACACTACAATATCTAATAATGAATTTCCCCCTAAGCGGTTAGCGCCATGAACTGAAACACAGGCGCATTCTCCAACAGCGTATAACCCAGGAATAGCCTCCTCTGCTCCCTCCTTATAAGGGGCAACCACCTGACCAAAACGATTGGTCGGAATACCCCCCATGATATAGTGACATGTAGGGTACACAGGAATAGGGTTTTCAGCGGGATCTAAATGTAAAAAAGTCAAAGTAAGCTGCCGAATACCCGGTAGGCGATCTTTAATGACAGCTTCCCCTAAATGCTCTAGCTTGAGCAAAACATAATTGCCATGAGGGCCGCAACCTCGCCCTTCTTTCACTTCAGTATAAATTGCTCGACTCACTACATCACGGCTAGCAAGATCTTTTGCATGGGAGGCGTAGCGCTCCATAAAACGCTCGCCATCTCGGTTGATCAAATACCCTCCTTCTCCCCGAGCACCCTCAGTAATTAACATTCCTTTACCAGCAATACCGGTAGGATGAAATTGAATGAATTCCATATCCTGTAGCGGGATTCCAGCCCGTAAAGCCATAGCCATACCATCACCAGTATTAATACGAGCATTGGTATTGGTGCGAAAAAGCCGCCCAGCTCCCCCTGTAGCCAGCAAAGTGCATTTAGCCTCAATAATCCAAGGCTGCCCAGTCTCAATCTCTAAAACTACAGCCCCAAGAATATATCCACTTATGTCCTTAATGAGATCTAAAGCAAAGAATTCATCGAAAAAATGAGTTTTAGCTTTAATATTCTGTTGATATAGACTATGAAGAATAGCATGTCCTGTACGATCGGCAGCAGCACAGGTTCGAGCAGCTTGTGCTTCACCAAAATTCTGACTTTGACCCCCAAAAGCTCGTTGATAAATTTTTCCGTTCTCTAATCGAGAAAAGGGAACACCCGCATGCTCCAGATCTATTACCAAATGGGCAGCAGCCCGACACATATACTCTATTGCATCCTGATCGCCTAGGTAGTCACTTCCCTTCACTGTATCGTACATGTGCCATAGCCAGTTATCAGGAGATACGTTAGCCAATGCTGCATTAATTCCTCCTTGAGCAGCCACCGTATGGGAACGGGTAGGGAAAACTTTAGAGACTACAGCTACATTCGCTTCTGCCTGAGACAGCTGCAAGGCCGCTCGCAAACCTCCTCCACCTGCGCCAATGACTAAAACATCAAAACATCGCCGAGGTAAATTCATCGCATCAATATTCTAATCACCCAAAAACCTACACTGCTGTACCCTATCGCCACCAAAGAATAGAAAAATAGACGCAGCACCGTAGTATGTACATAATCCAAAATAATATCTCTCAATCCTACCCAAGCATGGAACAGAAGGGCACCAAAAAAAAGCGCGATCATGATGCTTATTAATGGGCTATTCACCCATGCCGTCCAAGCCTCAAAAGTTTTAAACGGGGATTCGGTAAGATCAAAAACAAAAAATAGCAGCAATAGCCCTAGTATGACAATGGCAGTTACCCGCTGCACTAGCCAAGCCCGTAAGCCCGCCATGACTCCTTTCACAATAAAATTCCTATAATCAGCAGCGTTACTATTATCGCTAAAATAATAGCAGCATAGGCACCTCGGCTAGGGCGACAATCCTTTACGCCAATATGAGCATCAAACAACAACAACCGAATCCCAGTCAGAATATGCTGAATCAACGCCCAAAGAGCTATTATACCTACTAATTGAACCCCCAGATGATTGCAAAATTGGATTACGCGAGAAAAGCTTTCTTCATCTCGAAGAGACAGATCAAATAAATAAACAAAAACAGGAATTAATAGCGAAAGAGTAATCCCAGAGAGACGATGTAAAATAGAAGCTACCGCATTCGACTGAAAACGAATCAAAGCTAGGTTAAAAAAAGTAGGGCGAAGGCTTTTATTTGCCATTGGCTCCTTTTTGACTCATTTAGTTTATATAATCCTATCTTTTTCTCTAAGGTTGAGTCTATTTTAAATTAGTTTTTAAATAAAGCGCTAATTGGCTTATATCAAAGCAATGTGGATTATTAACTAACGGCTACGGTATACATCATCACCAAGGGAGAAAATCAGCTAATGGAGCAGAAATGGCGATCCTTTCTGATACAAGCAGGCGCAGTTTTTAAGAACGATAGCGTACTCTATTTTAGAGGTTCTCGGGAAAAATTAGCCGCTCTTCCTAATACTATTATTACTGATTTATCTCACTTAGGCTTAATTGCCATTGCTGGTGAAGAGGCTCGTGTTTTTCTCCAAAATCTACTGACCAATGATATAAGAGAAGTTAATGATCAGCGTAGCCAATTAACGGGATTATGTAATCCTAAAGGCCGATTATTCGCTATTTTTCAACTCTTTCAGTGGAACACTCATTTTTACTTAAGCCTTCCTCATAGCATCCTAGAATCTACGCTAAAAAGACTCAGCATATATATCTTGCGTACTCGTGTATCTCTTATCAATGATAGCGACCATTATTGCCGCTTTGGATTAGCGGGTCTACAGGCCGATAATATGCTTGCACAGTTATTAAATATAACACCGCTTACAGCCAATGAAGTATATCAAACCCCTAATCTCTGTATTATTAGAATGCCAGATCAGCTACCTCGATTTGAGATCATGGGGGAGTTTAACTTTATTCAAGAACTTTGGAATGAACTTAAAAAAGCTGCTGATCCAGTAGGCACTCGTATCTGGGAATTACTCACAATTCGCGCAGGTATCGCTAGAATTTATCCTGAAACCCAAGAGTTATTTATTCCCCAGCAAGTCAATTTAGAACTTAGCGGAGGGGTGAGCTTTACTAAGGGCTGCTACCCTGGACAAGAAATTATTGCCCGAATGCACTACCGAGGAAAACCTAGCCGCCGAATGTTGCTTGCTTATATCCTTACAGATAAGCCACCTAAGCCAGCCGATCCCCTTTATGTATCCAACAATAACGATAAAGAGCATGTAGGGGAAATTGTAGCCGCCGAGTCAACCTTAGATGGCGGCTACGACAGCTTAGTAGTTCTGCATACGGCTAGCCTTGAAAAAGGCGAAATCGTGCTCAACAATGAAATGAAATCAAAGCTTATATTCCAAAAACTTCCCTATGAAGTACCTCTATGAAATTCTAAGAAAAGAAAGATATAAATATCTTATCTATTATCAATTAAGCTGTTTATTCCCAGAAGCAAAGGCTTTAAATCGTAAATAATTTCGAGAAGAAACTTGAGTAGCTTTTCCCGTTTTAGGATTACGTACTTCCCGCGCATCCATGTGTTTAGAATAAAACTTACCAAAATTGCTAAGGCGCACTTCCTCTCCAGCCTTTAAACTCCCAATAACTTGTTCTTTAAATGAAGATAGGACTTTTTCAACTTGCCCTTGATCTATTCCTGCTTGTTTAGCAATACGCGTTGCTAGATCTTTATCATTTGAGGTTTGTCTTTGGCTTTTCTCAGCCTTCTCCAATTTCGCAGTCTTATGTTTATCTTTAGCAACCTGCCCTTGTTGTTTTTCAATCTTCTGTGTTTCTACCGAATCGGACTTATCGCTAGCGGCCACCACAGAGAAGGAAACTGTCATCAACATTAATAAAAAAACTTTTTTCACTTTATCTCTCCTTTTTTATAGAAGCACAGCTTAATTGTTACCTATTATTAGTTTACAGGAAGTTTGATCGCTGCTGTAAACCCATAAGAGAAAACAGAAGCGAAGTTAGCTAGCGTTCCGTTAATATTGCCATTGACGTACTCCTCCATCCCAAAACTAATCACCGGTAACCCAATATAGGTGGCAGCTACATTTCCTGCAGCACCGCTATTGTTAACAATGGCACCAGTAACAGCAGCTATCATGGTATGATCGGAGGTTAGATCTAATTGATTAAGAGTAGCGCCTAACTCTATATTCAACCCAACACTTAATCCGTTTTCTGTCCCCTAAACAAAATCACTAGTAGTATTGATTTTTGATTGTGCTAACAGATGCAAGTCATCCAAATCAAATGCCCCGCTGCCGGTAGCCACTACGTTATTGCCTACTTGCTCCAACCTAACCACATAATTGAGCCTTCACCTCTATTGGAGTCACCAATATCATGGCCATCATTCCTAACCCTAAGCTGCTTGACGAAGCCACACCGAGAGGAAAAGGAAAATTCTGTCACTAGAGTCCTTTAATTGTTATTTGTTATTTGTTATTAATTTATATAGAGCTAAATTATTATTACATTCAACTCCCTATATGATCAAATTTAAGTTAATTCTTATTATAATCTTGATAGAGGATGCATGGGCTGTAACCGTTCAACCCGCCAATAAGCAATACCAAGTACTATCAGTACTCCACAAAATAGCCATGGAATCGCGTCTTGATGTATATTTCCCCAAAGGGCAGCTATCCCTAATACGGTATTTATCACCATGATCCTTAATAGAGATCTACGGTGAGACCCCTCTGCCTGATATAATCGCTGATAGGCATGGGTGCGATGGGCAAGATACCAACGCTCTCCAACGAGGATTCGCCGTAGCAAAGTGACCGTAGCATCAAACCAAAATACCCCGTAGAGAATCATCCATAGCACAATCGGAATATTCCAATAGATTTTTCCCGCAAGCGCAAAAACTGCAACTAAAAACCCCAGAAAACCACTACCGCCATCCCCCATAAAGATTTTAGCGGGCGGCCAATTCCACACTAAAAAACCTGCTACGGTGGCTACCAGTAGCCAAGCAAAGTAGGCGTAATGATGTGCTCCTACCTCCCATAACCACCCGCCCCCGATAAGAAATATAAAACAAGCCTCTGCTCCAGCGAGGCCATCAATGCCATCCATAAAATTAAATAGATTAATAGACCACACGATGAGCAATATTAAACCTAGCCCTTTTAACCAATGAGAACTAAGTACCTTCAAGCTATCGTAGGAGGGAGGGATATGGAGTAAAAAATAGAGAGTTATTAAAGCTGCCATAAAATGCACTAAAATCCGTACTAACGGACTTAAATTATGGTGATCATCCATATAGCCAATAGCAGCTACTAAAATCGCCCCTGGAAAAAAAAGCGATATATCATCGGAAGATAACTCATCTCCCCCACTTAGCAAGATCGCTCCAAGCCATAGGACGACGAAGACTATACCCCCTCCTCTTGGGATAGGTAGCTGATGAGAAGAACGAGCGCTGGGGATATCCAGTAATCCTTTACGTGTAGCATAGCGCCGAAAATAGCCCACTAGGATTAAGGATAAAAAGAAAGATATCAGCAGTGACGCTAACAACGGAATAGCCAAAATAAATTTAGAGCAACCTAAAAAACGAGGTGATGGTGCTGAATAATAACATTATCAATTTGTCATATTTTTACACTTTAAAAACTTATTAATCCTATTAGAAACCTATTGCCCTTAAACCATTAAATTATATCCATATTTTATCTCTGAAATATCTTGATCTACCGTTCGCCAAAGCGCTAAAAAGTGTAAATATTTTTTACAACCCTCCTTTCAGACCTGCTATTATTTTAGCTAATCTATTGTATTTATTTATTTTTTATCTATGGAATAAAAATTGCTTATCTATTTAATCATACCGTATAAAAATCTTACATTTAGCTTTTACACGATAGAATTTTAAAGAAATTTACTCGCTAATTATAACAAAAGTGATGAGGCGTGAATCAACTATGGAAATTACTTTTTTGAGAAAAAATATCATTTTGAATTGTTATCATCTCCTATCTATGCAATTTCAGCGTTTTGTCCATGAAATCTCATTCATATTAACATTCACCATAGCTATATGGAGTCTAAGTGTTTCAACTGCCCAAGCAACCATCGTGTTTAATATCACCTACGACGATATGGTCAACCATACTGGCATTGGCTTTGACGATCCTATTTTTGGGGCAGAGCGTCGTAATACCCTGAATGCTGTATTTGATTACCTGAATACCGTAATTGATTCCAATGGCACCCTAGATTATGAGGTTAAAGATTCAAATAATTTGCCTAATAGCAGTAATCTGGCGGCCGGTAGCTCGCTTTATTTTCCAAGTCTCAACGGATTTCAAGATGGCCTAGCCTTTGATCATATCATGACCGGTATTGACCCCTATCCATCTTCTTATGATGGACTTGTGACGTTTAATTTTGGCAAAAATTGGAATAGCAGCCTCGATACTCCAGCTGCCAATCAATATGATCTTTACAGTGTCGCTTTGCATGAAATTACCCATGCACTAGGTTTCAGAACGTTGCTTAATGAAGCTGGGAATAGCCAAATCAGCGATAGTAACCCTGGCGTTTTTACTACTTGGGATAGCCACTTGGTGCTGGGCGATGGGGACCCACTTTTTAATTCTGCCGGAAAGTTTATCGGCTCAACCACAGATTTGGTCAGTAATGATATTTATTTTAGCGGCACAGAGGCCAATTTAGCCAATGGCGGTAAGCCAGTTCAAGTCTATGCCCCCAGCACATGGAGTGCTTCAAGCCTCGCTCATCTCGATGTAAGCAGTGATTTAATGTATCCTTTCTCTTTTAGAGGTGAAGAAAAACGACAATATAGCCCTATAGATTTAGGAATTCTCCAAGATCTAGGGTATACACTTTATTCCGATCTTACTCAAATACATGATATACCTGAACCGAGTAGCTTAGTTCTATTTATGATGGGGGGCATATTGTTGCTTTCTCTTTATTTCAGGAAATTAAGTAAACCCCCTATCCTTTTTAATAGAATCATCTAATCCAATATAATAGATCGGGACTTTAGCAGATTAATTACCATCGCCACAGACTCTTCTATATCTTGAGTACCAGTGTTCACGACTAATTCTGGTATTTCTGGGGCTTCATAGGGCGAAGAAATTCCCGTAAACTCAGGAATTTCTCCAGCCCGCGCCCGCTTATATAGCCCTTTTACATCCCGTTGCTCACATATAGCAAGGGGAGCTTGGCAATAAATTTCTAAGAAATCACCCTCAGCCACAAGATCGCGCGCCCGCTGACGATCCTGTCTAAATGGAGAAATAAAGGCTGTAAGCGCAATCACTCCTGCCTCTACAAAAAGCTTACACATCTCACCAATGCGGCGAATATTTTCGGATCGATCTTCCTTCGAAAACCCTAAATCAGCACAAAGACCATGGCGGACATTATCTCCATCAAAAACAAAGGTTCGACATCCTAGCTGTAAAAGCCGCGACTCAACTGCATGGGCTAATGTTGATTTACCAGCACCAGATAGGCCCGTAAACCATAAAATGGTACTCTTATGACCATTTAACCATTCCCGATCAGCGCGTTTAACAACAGGTTTATGCCATATAATATTACTTGAAGCCATAATATTTTATTCCATGGAGCTTACATTCAAATAGCGCTCGCTTAGTACAATATAATGCAAACATCATAGTATTGATCATAAGATTCCCAATGAATTCCTTAAACCTGCAAAATGATAATAGTCAGTCTTTTTTTACTGTAGAGATATAGGAGTAATTTTCGGTAAAATACGCTCACTTAGATAACCAAATTTTGAGTTTCAAATATAATTTACAAGCCACTAATGAGGCTATATTTAAGCTAATCACGATAAGGATAATATTATTATGCTGCTACAGCCCGTAATACTTTCAGGCGGATCAGGGACTCGCCTATGGCCCCTCTCTAGAGAGCATTTCCCTAAGCAACTCTTATCGTTAGTGGGCGCCTGTAGCATGCTTCAAGATACACTTACCCGCCTTAACGGTATTTCTTCTGATATCCCTCTTTCTCCTCCGTTGATAGTGTGTAATGAGGAGCATCGGTTTTTAGTTGCAGAGCAAATGCGGCAAATTAACGTTGTTCCTCGACAGTTGATCTTAGAACCATTTGGCCGTAATACCGCGCCTGCCCTTACGCTAGCCGCCTTTTCAACTTTAAAACTAGATGAGGATTGTATCTTGCTAGCAATGCCAGCTGATCATGTGATCACCAATATTGCCGCCTTTCAAGCCGCTGTTCAAGTAGGATATCGACTGGCTCAAGAAAATCATATCGTGGCTTTTGGTATCATCCCTGCTCGAGCTGAAGTAGGTTATGGTTATATTCAAATAGGGCAACCACTACCAAATACAATAGCTCATTTAGCCTCTGCGCCTCAAGCTTTTACCCTTAAGGCGTTTGTAGAAAAACCAGATCAGGAAACGGCGCAACATTACTTAGAATCTGCCGGCTATCTATGGAATAGCGGTATGTTCATGCTTCGAGCATCAGCGTGGATAGCAGAAATTTCAAACTATGCCCCTGAGATCGAGAAAACTTGCTATCAAGCGATATCTGAAGGGGTTCAGGATGGGGATTTTTTTCGAATCAACCGTACTGCCTTTGTATCTTGCCCTCATGATTCTATCGATTATGCGGTTATGGAAAAATTGACTGCTGAAAGCCCCGCTCACTCTCCTGCCGTTATCCCTTTAAATGCAGGTTGGTCAGATGTTGGTTCTTGGCCAAGTCTACTGGACGCTAATCCTCGAGATGAAAATGGCAATATGATACGAGGTGACGTCCTCCTTGAGGATATTCGAGACACATTAGTCCTAGCAGAACATCGGATGGTAGCTGCAATTGGTCTTAAAGATCTTATGATTATTGAGACAGCAGATGCGGTACTGGTAGTACATAAAGAGCACGCTCAGAATGTTAAAAATATCGTAACGCAACTGAAAAGAGAAGGAAGAGAGGAGCATATTAAACATCAAAAAGTGTATCGCCCTTGGGGCTATTATGAAAGTATCGATTTTGGCCATCGGTTTCAGGTTAAACGAATTATGGTAAACCCCGGAGCTTCATTATCTTTGCAAATGCATCATCACCGAGCCGAACATTGGATTGTAGTGACAGGAACAGCCCGCGTTATTCGAGATGATGAAATTATCCTTATTTCTGAAAACCAATCTACTTATATTCCCTTAGGAGTTAAGCATCGTTTAGAAAACCCTGGAAAGTTACCGCTAGAAATTATTGAAATTCAATCAGGTAGCTATTTAGCTGAAGATGATATTATCCGCTTTGATGATCACTATGGCCGTGCTGGGCAATCATATTAGCAGATGGATTCTATTTGATAATATTCACGTTTTGCTAGAAATGATTAATAAACAAAACAATGCTAGTACATTCCAGTTTGAATCTTAGCGGCATCAGACATCATGCTATAATTCCAAGGAGGATCAAAAACCAGCTCTACATTCGCAATTTCAATATTATGAATAGCTTCAACCTTCTCCTTGACATCTTGTACTAAAACTTCTCCCATACCACAGC includes the following:
- a CDS encoding MraY family glycosyltransferase, coding for MGYFRRYATRKGLLDIPSARSSHQLPIPRGGGIVFVVLWLGAILLSGGDELSSDDISLFFPGAILVAAIGYMDDHHNLSPLVRILVHFMAALITLYFLLHIPPSYDSLKVLSSHWLKGLGLILLIVWSINLFNFMDGIDGLAGAEACFIFLIGGGWLWEVGAHHYAYFAWLLVATVAGFLVWNWPPAKIFMGDGGSGFLGFLVAVFALAGKIYWNIPIVLWMILYGVFWFDATVTLLRRILVGERWYLAHRTHAYQRLYQAEGSHRRSLLRIMVINTVLGIAALWGNIHQDAIPWLFCGVLIVLGIAYWRVERLQPMHPLSRL
- a CDS encoding PEP-CTERM sorting domain-containing protein (PEP-CTERM proteins occur, often in large numbers, in the proteomes of bacteria that also encode an exosortase, a predicted intramembrane cysteine proteinase. The presence of a PEP-CTERM domain at a protein's C-terminus predicts cleavage within the sorting domain, followed by covalent anchoring to some some component of the (usually Gram-negative) cell surface. Many PEP-CTERM proteins exhibit an unusual sequence composition that includes large numbers of potential glycosylation sites. Expression of one such protein has been shown restore the ability of a bacterium to form floc, a type of biofilm.), giving the protein MEITFLRKNIILNCYHLLSMQFQRFVHEISFILTFTIAIWSLSVSTAQATIVFNITYDDMVNHTGIGFDDPIFGAERRNTLNAVFDYLNTVIDSNGTLDYEVKDSNNLPNSSNLAAGSSLYFPSLNGFQDGLAFDHIMTGIDPYPSSYDGLVTFNFGKNWNSSLDTPAANQYDLYSVALHEITHALGFRTLLNEAGNSQISDSNPGVFTTWDSHLVLGDGDPLFNSAGKFIGSTTDLVSNDIYFSGTEANLANGGKPVQVYAPSTWSASSLAHLDVSSDLMYPFSFRGEEKRQYSPIDLGILQDLGYTLYSDLTQIHDIPEPSSLVLFMMGGILLLSLYFRKLSKPPILFNRII
- the cysC gene encoding adenylyl-sulfate kinase, which codes for MASSNIIWHKPVVKRADREWLNGHKSTILWFTGLSGAGKSTLAHAVESRLLQLGCRTFVFDGDNVRHGLCADLGFSKEDRSENIRRIGEMCKLFVEAGVIALTAFISPFRQDRQRARDLVAEGDFLEIYCQAPLAICEQRDVKGLYKRARAGEIPEFTGISSPYEAPEIPELVVNTGTQDIEESVAMVINLLKSRSIILD
- the sdhC gene encoding succinate dehydrogenase, cytochrome b556 subunit, whose product is MANKSLRPTFFNLALIRFQSNAVASILHRLSGITLSLLIPVFVYLFDLSLRDEESFSRVIQFCNHLGVQLVGIIALWALIQHILTGIRLLLFDAHIGVKDCRPSRGAYAAIILAIIVTLLIIGILL
- the sdhA gene encoding succinate dehydrogenase flavoprotein subunit, whose amino-acid sequence is MNLPRRCFDVLVIGAGGGGLRAALQLSQAEANVAVVSKVFPTRSHTVAAQGGINAALANVSPDNWLWHMYDTVKGSDYLGDQDAIEYMCRAAAHLVIDLEHAGVPFSRLENGKIYQRAFGGQSQNFGEAQAARTCAAADRTGHAILHSLYQQNIKAKTHFFDEFFALDLIKDISGYILGAVVLEIETGQPWIIEAKCTLLATGGAGRLFRTNTNARINTGDGMAMALRAGIPLQDMEFIQFHPTGIAGKGMLITEGARGEGGYLINRDGERFMERYASHAKDLASRDVVSRAIYTEVKEGRGCGPHGNYVLLKLEHLGEAVIKDRLPGIRQLTLTFLHLDPAENPIPVYPTCHYIMGGIPTNRFGQVVAPYKEGAEEAIPGLYAVGECACVSVHGANRLGGNSLLDIVVFGRAAGNHIIAHLKKHRYHRALAADDVDQALARLARWERSGNGENMDELRAELQSVMEQNCGVFRNKTVLEEAVKKVTVIAERLQDVRLKDQSKVFNTARLNALELENLVELSQAVACCALARQESRGAHYRVDYPERDDIRWLKHSLYFKGQTQIEYKPVRLKPLTVETFPPKERVY
- a CDS encoding mannose-1-phosphate guanylyltransferase/mannose-6-phosphate isomerase; its protein translation is MLLQPVILSGGSGTRLWPLSREHFPKQLLSLVGACSMLQDTLTRLNGISSDIPLSPPLIVCNEEHRFLVAEQMRQINVVPRQLILEPFGRNTAPALTLAAFSTLKLDEDCILLAMPADHVITNIAAFQAAVQVGYRLAQENHIVAFGIIPARAEVGYGYIQIGQPLPNTIAHLASAPQAFTLKAFVEKPDQETAQHYLESAGYLWNSGMFMLRASAWIAEISNYAPEIEKTCYQAISEGVQDGDFFRINRTAFVSCPHDSIDYAVMEKLTAESPAHSPAVIPLNAGWSDVGSWPSLLDANPRDENGNMIRGDVLLEDIRDTLVLAEHRMVAAIGLKDLMIIETADAVLVVHKEHAQNVKNIVTQLKREGREEHIKHQKVYRPWGYYESIDFGHRFQVKRIMVNPGASLSLQMHHHRAEHWIVVTGTARVIRDDEIILISENQSTYIPLGVKHRLENPGKLPLEIIEIQSGSYLAEDDIIRFDDHYGRAGQSY
- a CDS encoding succinate dehydrogenase iron-sulfur subunit; protein product: MRFRIYRYNPETDSKPYMQDYQLTEIQPDMMLLDALEQIQAQDESLAFRRSCGEGVCGSDGMNINGRNGLACITPLIALKEPITLRPLPGMPVIRDLVVDLSQFYQQYRAVKPWLIREDPDPEIEFLQSPEERKRLDGLYECILCACCSTNCPSWWWNPEKFRGPAALLWAYRFLADNRDQATEARLSELNDAYKLFRCHTIMNCTEVCPKDLNPAEAISLIKWQMLKDGT
- a CDS encoding HU family DNA-binding protein — encoded protein: MKKVFLLMLMTVSFSVVAASDKSDSVETQKIEKQQGQVAKDKHKTAKLEKAEKSQRQTSNDKDLATRIAKQAGIDQGQVEKVLSSFKEQVIGSLKAGEEVRLSNFGKFYSKHMDAREVRNPKTGKATQVSSRNYLRFKAFASGNKQLN
- a CDS encoding protein YgfX; protein product: MSLLIYAAPLYLKRYPSVILSAYIGIVHGGALILLLYLDLPLEFILFLGVIVSISFYCNLQYQVLLLSPRAITQVIWDRQGIWFLCQRNKIKYVGELLPSCFVSSHLIVLNFRVGVWWRRVSVTLLSDNVDLESLRRLRVRLRVTRS
- the ygfZ gene encoding CAF17-like 4Fe-4S cluster assembly/insertion protein YgfZ; translation: MEQKWRSFLIQAGAVFKNDSVLYFRGSREKLAALPNTIITDLSHLGLIAIAGEEARVFLQNLLTNDIREVNDQRSQLTGLCNPKGRLFAIFQLFQWNTHFYLSLPHSILESTLKRLSIYILRTRVSLINDSDHYCRFGLAGLQADNMLAQLLNITPLTANEVYQTPNLCIIRMPDQLPRFEIMGEFNFIQELWNELKKAADPVGTRIWELLTIRAGIARIYPETQELFIPQQVNLELSGGVSFTKGCYPGQEIIARMHYRGKPSRRMLLAYILTDKPPKPADPLYVSNNNDKEHVGEIVAAESTLDGGYDSLVVLHTASLEKGEIVLNNEMKSKLIFQKLPYEVPL
- a CDS encoding FAD assembly factor SdhE, which encodes MLEEATRRRLRWRCRRGILELDLLLEAFLEASYSIISDEEKRVFETILCYPDSELWGYCFEENLHSDPLIADVIANIRRTALP
- the sdhD gene encoding succinate dehydrogenase, hydrophobic membrane anchor protein yields the protein MKGVMAGLRAWLVQRVTAIVILGLLLLFFVFDLTESPFKTFEAWTAWVNSPLISIMIALFFGALLFHAWVGLRDIILDYVHTTVLRLFFYSLVAIGYSSVGFWVIRILMR